The following coding sequences are from one Nicotiana tomentosiformis chromosome 3, ASM39032v3, whole genome shotgun sequence window:
- the LOC138907690 gene encoding uncharacterized mitochondrial protein AtMg00810-like, giving the protein MGSEFEMSMMGELNCFFGLQVKQISKGTMINQQKCIKELLKRFEMENSKTINTLIATVTRLDMDEPCSPVNETIYRGIIRSLLYLTASMPNIIISVGLCARFQLSSKESH; this is encoded by the coding sequence ATGGgtagtgaatttgagatgagcatgatgggtgagctaAATTGCTTCTTTGGGTTGCAAGTGAAGCAGATCTCAAAAGGGACCATGATCAATCAACAGAAGTGCATCAAGGAGCTGCTGAAAAGATTTGAGATGGAAAATTCTAAGACCATCAATACTCTCATTGCCACTGTTACTCGGTTGGACATGGACGAACCTTGTTCTCCTGTCAATGAAACTATATATAGGGGTATCATTAGATCTCTTTTGTACCTGACGGCAAGCATGCCTAATATTATCATCAGTGTTGGATTGTGTGCTAGGTTTCAATTAAGTTCAAAAGAATCTCATTAA